One Oncorhynchus keta strain PuntledgeMale-10-30-2019 chromosome 22, Oket_V2, whole genome shotgun sequence DNA window includes the following coding sequences:
- the lrriq3 gene encoding leucine-rich repeat and IQ domain-containing protein 3, with protein MDSLDAQRKYLVTCSESLILSHGQGPGLDLVEKETDPQQVVMVNLSCLLLKNLDNVGSCRSLRVCILADNFISTIDALIACVHIVKLDLKGNQITQLPGVVFWDSLRRLQLLHLHDNNIGTRKNIEGLSGCPNLTALTLYDTPLSLKGNYRHCIINSIWSLKALDNFVVSDEEIIENWILPLHFKTLCHHFYLNLYPAAKMGPYQSEMRAIHKIISEVNRIQSVYSPTLIIQRWIRGHLTRKRLGLVPAVPRRERFSIRVHLSPIPSVETDSQQTQGETWVKECTAKQHLQRHEEQDAKIKRLYVNLKKLVQAGSPEVIQEVVTSQASLEAKKQKDISPPHNTLQNSKTMRSNRAKHSEAKRDFTAAEEFYEEKLGKMCFRLIGFKALVHQVEPVSNMLISRQQGGRDIRSAIRLFHTQRPEPPKRPQPRPPLINAEKRLMGRCLGSISLAPFQVIQRAYRMREQAEALQRRAKQVAHSQARREGAQGQRHGLLEARREVVLQVREKEQEEVEGALALLRASRDREVQEVRQRHAVFLEEKRRRASERAMVVAFSRQHAFLSKTVNRHAVRQRQSHTQQERSVMVASSRQQSRIQRELIMGCIEDRQQSLKEEAITSRVNRDTYLATKYTNQLLRAQERVASVKASHAKMEVLHPVPVNQTA; from the exons ATGGATTCACTTGATGCCCAAAGGAAATACCTAGTGACCTGCTCGGAGTCCCTTATATTAAGCCATGGGCAGGGACCAGGTTTGGACCTAGTGGAGAAAGAGACTGACCCTCAACAGGTTGTTATGGTCAATCTGAGCTGCTTACTGCTGAAAAACCTGGATAATGTAGGAAGCTGCAGGTCACTAAGAGTATGCATCTTGGCAGACAATTTTATATCCACGATAGATGCTCTCATCGCATGTGTGCATATAGTGAAGTTGGATCTTAAAGGAAATCAG ATAACCCAACTCCCCGGCGTAGTGTTCTGGGACAGCCTGAGACGACTCCAGCTGCTCCATCTCCATGACAACAACATTGGTACTCGAAAGAACATTGAGGGGTTGTCAGGCTGTCCTAACCTCACAGCATTGACCCTCTACGACACACCGCTCAGCCTAAAAGGAAACTACAGACACTGCATCATCAACAGCATCTGGTCACTGAAGGCTCTGGATAACTTTGTGGTCTCTGACGAGGAGATCATTGAAAACTGGATCCTCCCTCTGCATTTCAAAACCCTCTGTCACCATTTTTACTTGAACCTCTATCCAGCAGCTAAGatg GGGCCTTATCAGAGTGAAATGAGAGCAATCCATAAGATTATATCAGAGGTCAATAGGATCCAGTCCGTTTATTCTCCAACATTGATCATCCAACGATGGATCAGGGGACATCTGACCAGAAAAAGGCTTGG ACTTGTCCCTGCTGTGCCGAGACGGGAGAGGTTCAGCATCAGAGTCCATCTGTCCCCCATCCCCTctgtggagacagacagtcaaCAGACCCAGGGAGAGACATGGGTCAAAGAGTGTACAGCTAAACAGCACCTGCAG AGGCACGAGGAACAAGATGCGAAAATCAAGAGATTGTATGTCAATCTGAAGAAATTGGTGCAGGCTGGTAGCCCAGAG GTTATACAAGAGGTGGTGACAAGCCAGGCGTCTTTAGAGGCCAAGAAACAGAAAGACATCAGTCCTCCGCATAACACCCTTCAGAACAGTAAAACCATGAGGTCCAACAGAGCCAAGCACAGTGAGGCGAAAAGAG ACTTCACTGCTGCAGAGGAGTTCTATGAAGAGAAGCTTGGGAAAATGTGTTTCCGCCTCATCGGCTTCAAGGCTCTGGTCCACCAGGTCGAGCCTGTCAGCAACATGCTCATCTCCCGGCAACAGGGGGGACGGGACATCCGCAGCGCCATCCGCCTGTTCCACACACAGCGTCCCGAGCCACCCAAGCGGCCCCAACCTCGACCACCCCTGATCAATGCCGAGAAGCGTCTGATGGGTCGCTGCCTTGGCTCCATCAGCCTTGCCCCCTTCCAGGTGATCCAGCGGGCCTACCGGATGAGGGAGCAGGCCGAGGCCCTGCAGAGGAGGGCCAAGCAGGTGGCCCATTCCCAGGCTCGGAGGGAGGGCGCCCAGGGCCAGCGCCACGGCCTCCTGGAGGCCCGTAGGGAGGTAGTGCTCCaggtgagagagaaggagcaggaggaggtggagggggcccTGGCCCTGCTGAGAGCTAGCCGGGACAGGGAGGTGCaggaggtcaggcagagacaCGCTGTGTtcctggaggagaagaggaggcgtGCATCGGAACGGGCCATGGTTGTCGCCTTCAGCAGGCAGCATGCCTTCCTGTCCAAGACGGTCAACAGGCATGCTGTGCGGCAGAGGCAGAGTCACACCCAGCAGGAGAGGAGTGTCATGGTTGCCAGCAGCAGGCAGCAGTCCCGGATTCAGAGGGAACTCATAATGGGATGCATAGAGGACAG